The Pseudomonadales bacterium genome includes the window GTTTTCTCTGGTGAAAAGCTTGATTGATGGTGGCGAGTGGGGCAATGGAAAAATTTCCACACTGGATGGTGTGCGTGTGGATTTTGCAAAGGGATGGGGCTTGGTGCGCGCATCCAATACGGCAGCTGCGTTGGCGCTGCGCTTCGAAGCAGATGACGCAGAGTCATTGGCGACGGTGCAGAATGTCTTTAAGCAACAGTTACAGAGTGTTGATAGCAGCCTGCCTCTGCCGTTTTAATTTTTCAGCTTTCGATGGAAAACTTTTATGACTTTGAGTCGTGAACAAGCGCTCGATATTGCTAATGTATTGACAGAAGCGTTGCCCTATATTCAACGCTTTGTCGGCAAAACGATTGTCGTGAAATACGGCGGCAATGCCATGATAGATGATGCGTTGACGCAAGAATTTGCACAAGACATTGCGCTGATGAAATTGGTTGGCATGAATCCGGTGGTGGTGCATGGCGGCGGCCCACAAATTGGCTCGCTGTTGGAAAAGCTGGGCATCCATTCAGAATTTATTTCTGGTATGCGCGTTACTGATGCAGCGACCATGGAAGTCGTGGAAATGGTGTTAGGCGGTGCGGTGAATAAAACCGTGGTGAGTTTGTTGAATCAAGCGGGCGGCAAAGCGATAGGCATCACCGGCAAAGACGGCGATTTGATTCGCGCCAAAAAAATGGTGATGAAAGATGCCAATAATCAAGTATTAGATATTGGTTTTGTTGGCGAGGTCGAATCCATCAAGCGCGAAGTGATTGATGCGTTAGTTCACAGTGATTTTATTCCTGTGATTGCGCCCGTTGGTGTGGGCAGCGATGGACAGAGCTACAACATCAACGCAGATTTAGTGGCGGGTAAAGTGGCGGAAGCTTTGTCAGCAGAAAAATTAGTGTTGTTGACCAATGTGGCGGGTTTGCAAGATAAATCGGGCAAAGTGCTCACGGGTTTAACCACAAAACAAGTGGACGGTTTGATTGCCGATGGCACGATTTATGGCGGCATGTTGCCAAAAATTCAATGCGCGCTGGATGCAGTAAAAAACGGTGTTACTAGCGCGCACATCATTGACGGTCGTGTAGAGCACGCTGTGTTGTTAGAAATTTTTACTGATAACGGCGTAGGCACTTTAATCACCAATAAAGCGTAATCGGCATACGCAGCGAGTTCAAAAACTATGGTTAATCAAACGGCAGGCGCACAAAAGCCATCGCGCAAGCAGCAAATCTTGCAAGCCTTGGCACAAATGTTGGAACAGAATCCTGGCGAGTTGATTACGACAGCGGGTTTGGCAAAAACAGTCGGTGTATCAGAAGCGGCGCTGTATCGTCACTTTCCCAGCAAGTACAAAATGTACGAAGGCTTGATTGAATACATCGAAGATATCGTGTTTTCACGCGTTACGCTTATCATGGATGAGCAGCCGACAGCGGCAGCGCGCTGTGAAAATATTTTGGGCTTGGTGTTGGTGTTTGCCGAAAAAAATCCAGGTTTGGCGCGTTTGCTGTACGGTGACGCGCTGGCGGGTGAGCGCGACAAATTGCGCCAGCGAGTAATGCAATTTTTTGACCGTTTGAACACGCAGTTGAAGCAAGTGTTTCGCGATGCGGAATTGAAAGAAGGTCTGCGTACTGCAGCTCAGCCTTCACAATTAGCTGCGCTGCTGATTGCTTTTTTGGATGGAAAAATTAGCCAGTTTGCGCGCAGTGAGTTTCGAGATTTACCAACACAAGGCTGGCAAGAACAGTGGCAAGTGTTGCGTGTGGGCGTGTTGGCGCCACGCGCCTCTGTCTTTTAGAAAGAGAGTTATTTGCCGCGTAGCTTATTAAGTTCAACCAGCCGCTTGGCATCGGCATCAAAGCGCGCACCCTCATTGATCAATTCTTGCTGGCGTTGCATCACTTGATCATTGGTCACGGTGATCGCGCGTTGCAAATCAGAAATTTTATCCAATTGCACTTTTGATACAGGCTGACCATTGCGTTCAAATACGGCAGCGCGTTGGCGTTCGGCATCCATTTGCGCGCTCAGCGTATTTAAATTGGAATTGAGTATGGCAATTTGTCCCTTAATTTCGTCTAAGCGTCGATTTTTAGCGATGGTGATGTCTTCCACGCGGTTGTAGCGCAGCAGTAACTCTTTGTCGTGCGCTCTTTGTTCTGCTGCACTGAGTTTGTCTCTTTCAGCCTGAGCTAATTTTTCGCGTTCTTCAGCCGTGGGCTCGGGTGCTACAGTCGATAAA containing:
- the argB gene encoding acetylglutamate kinase — encoded protein: MTLSREQALDIANVLTEALPYIQRFVGKTIVVKYGGNAMIDDALTQEFAQDIALMKLVGMNPVVVHGGGPQIGSLLEKLGIHSEFISGMRVTDAATMEVVEMVLGGAVNKTVVSLLNQAGGKAIGITGKDGDLIRAKKMVMKDANNQVLDIGFVGEVESIKREVIDALVHSDFIPVIAPVGVGSDGQSYNINADLVAGKVAEALSAEKLVLLTNVAGLQDKSGKVLTGLTTKQVDGLIADGTIYGGMLPKIQCALDAVKNGVTSAHIIDGRVEHAVLLEIFTDNGVGTLITNKA
- the slmA gene encoding nucleoid occlusion factor SlmA encodes the protein MVNQTAGAQKPSRKQQILQALAQMLEQNPGELITTAGLAKTVGVSEAALYRHFPSKYKMYEGLIEYIEDIVFSRVTLIMDEQPTAAARCENILGLVLVFAEKNPGLARLLYGDALAGERDKLRQRVMQFFDRLNTQLKQVFRDAELKEGLRTAAQPSQLAALLIAFLDGKISQFARSEFRDLPTQGWQEQWQVLRVGVLAPRASVF